In a genomic window of Penaeus vannamei isolate JL-2024 chromosome 38, ASM4276789v1, whole genome shotgun sequence:
- the LOC113810163 gene encoding uncharacterized protein, protein MQLAVLLLLTACLAAGSRADDANEQREKRLYAYFSTTTSTKVTTATITDISTCLSTKTGNCNGRRKKRMAMSYIEDLEQMNDSGLDSTKQTDDLEVRFERSADDVEQADRDGRVLLTIWSTEYTSITVTSTSVLDSTTITASALCLAPNVAKTCFGG, encoded by the exons ATGCAGCTCGCAGTCCTTCTCCTCCTGACGGCGTGTCTGGCCGCTGGCTCCCGGGCTGACGACGCCAACGAGCAGCGGGAAAAGAGACTTTACGCctacttctccaccaccacctccaccaaagtcaccaccgccaccatcaccgaCATTTCGACCTGCCTCTCCACCAAGACCGGAAATTgcaatggaaggaggaagaagaggatggcgaTGAGTTACATTGA ggaTCTCGAGCAGATGAACGACTCCGGGCTGGACAGCACGAAGCAGACGGACGACCTCGAGGTCCGTTTCGAGCGATCTGCGGACGACGTCGAACAAGCCGACAGGGACGGCAGGGTGCTCCTGACTATCTGGTCGACTGAGTACACTTCCATCACGGTGACGTCGACCTCCGTTTTggactccaccaccatcaccgcctctGCCCTCTGCCTGGCGCCGAATGTGGCCAAGACTTGCTTCGGAggttaa
- the LOC138859865 gene encoding uncharacterized protein gives MPSIDDRSILYSTSSIDDRSTLYGTPSIDDRSTLYSPPSIDDRSTLYSTPSIDDRSILYISPSIDDRSTIYSTPSIDDRSILYITPSIDDRSTLYGTPSIDDRSTLYSTPSIDDRRTLYSTLSIDDHSTLYSTPSIDDRRTLYSTPSIDDRRTLYSTPSIDDRSTLYSTPSIDDHSTLYITPSIERPKHYSTPSIV, from the coding sequence ATGCCATCTATTGACGATCGTAGTATTCTTTACAGCACGTCATCTATTGACGATCGTAGTACTCTTTACGGTACGCCATCTATTGACGACCGCAGCACTCTTTACAGCCCGCCATCTATTGACGATCGTAGTACTCTTTACAGCACGCCATCTATTGACGACCGCAGCATTCTTTACATCTCGCCATCTATTGACGACCGCAGCACTATTTATAGCACGCCATCTATTGACGACCGCAGCATTCTTTACATCACGCCATCTATTGACGATCGTAGTACTCTTTACGGTACGCCATCTATTGACGATCGTAGTACTCTTTACAGTACGCCATCTATTGACGACCGCAGAACTCTTTACAGCACGCTATCTATTGACGACCATAGCACTCTTTACAGTACGCCATCTATTGACGACCGCAGAACTCTTTACAGCACGCCATCTATTGACGACCGCAGAACTCTTTACAGCACGCCATCTATTGACGATCGTAGTACTCTTTACAGCACGCCATCTATTGACGACCATAGCACTCTTTACATTACTCCATCTATTGAGCGACCGAAGCACTATAGTACACCATCTATTGTGTGA
- the LOC113810167 gene encoding uncharacterized protein produces the protein MPLTQIPGGQTAGDLRRHPLKYCQRRMKSQGPSLRSVFLILVCVSSGLSFTSKTNSKLDNELSDSPVRSSVSPGRIFQSAVRNPKSVIENSLLPKRSHESPLRNPEFLLRSGESTPSFQSSGTSFRSYESTLPKSESPLQSSESLLQSSHAPYRSQEAPYPSHEAPYPSQEALFRSHETPVRTPKPSLRSPKPPKKAPDARKANKPASPRIHPWEDLTRRPFLEGGGWAPLRNGQDASHAQNFMSAHHARPGPAVAPLAPIILPAPYSTDPAHRPHHPAHASPIIYYIQLPPSGEDLHGAALSPLVMQPFGESGIPIPGPYGEPLSEALNYLTKKLIMTFEVVLGGMLFFLGASAGAVLAKVLLEDVVEREVLSQAFGGYGVMELVMKSVDMYEQFTTPSIDDRSTFYSTPSIDDHSILYSTPSIDDHRTL, from the exons ATGCCATTGACCCAAATCCCCGGAGGTCAG ACAGCAGGAGATTTGAGGAGACATCCGCTTAAGTACTGCCAACGAAGAATGAAATCCCAAGGTCCGAG tttaagAAGTGTGTTTCTTATCTTGGTGTGTGTTTCTTCCGGTCTCTCCTTCACGTCCAAAACGAATTCGAAACTGGATAATGAGCTGTCCGATTCACCTGTTCGAAGCTCTGTCTCACCTGGTCGAATCTTCCAATCAGCTGTTCGGAACCCCAAGTCAGTCATAGAAAATTCGCTTTTACCCAAACGAAGCCATGAATCACCGCTTCGGAACCCCGAATTTCTCCTTCGAAGCGGAGAGTCAACACCATCTTTTCAAAGCTCCGGAACTTCTTTTCGAAGCTATGAATCGACTCTTCCTAAGTCCGAATCACCTCTTCAGAGCTCCGAATCACTCCTTCAGAGCTCCCATGCTCCATATCGAAGCCAAGAAGCTCCATATCCAAGCCACGAAGCTCCATATCCAAGCCAAGAAGCTCTATTTCGAAGCCACGAAACTCCAGTTCGAACCCCCAAACCTTCTCTTCGAAGCCCCAAACCACCCAAAAAAGCTCCAGACGCCAGGAAAGCCAACAAACCCGCGTCGCCAAGGATTCACCCCTGGGAGGACCTAACCCGAAGGCCGTTCCTCGAAGGAGGTGGCTGGGCGCCCCTGAGGAATGGACAGGATGCCTCTCACGCCCAAAACTTCATGAGCGCCCATCACGCCCGGCCAG GTCCGGCagtcgcccccctcgcccccatcaTCCTCCCCGCCCCATACTCCACggaccccgcccaccgcccacaccACCCCGCCCACGCCTCGCCCATCATCTACTACATCCAGCTCCCACCCAGCGGCGAGGACCTGCACGGGGCGGCGCTGTCTCCCCTCGTCATGCAGCCCTTCGGAGAAAGCGGGATTCCCATTCCAG gcccCTACGGCGAGCCCCTGAGCGAAGCCCTCAACTACTTGACGAAGAAGCTGATCATGACATTCGAAGTCGTCCTCGGGGGTATGCTCTTCTTCCTCGGGGCTTCTGCGGGCGCGGTGCTGGCCAAGGTGCTCCTCGAGGACGTGGTCGAGAGGGAGGTGCTGTCCCAGGCCTTCGGCGGGTATGGGGTCATGGAACTCGTCATGAAGTCCGTCGATATGTACGAGCAGTTCAC CACGCCATCTATTGACGATCGTAGTACTTTTTACAGCACGCCATCTATTGACGACCACAGCATTCTTTACAGCACGCCATCTATTGACGACCACAGAACTCTTTAG
- the LOC113810166 gene encoding uncharacterized protein codes for MSSLVNKVPLTPPSSPPPPRPPPPSRAAHSSSSLRVPFLPTPSTPSAPSRPYRRSPYTLVPPPSPQALSRRMFLSAEDSQTSGRDVERQRKLEGPSLMEIVKSGIAAAAAALLVNASTAYLTSGESWHSSGTGRGAGRDARAAEASLVTEGMVEEAVRLWGAVEGIDDCRARALCRLGRLVGGSSGAPYVLMAAHRFLPRAWEDRVVQVSEGALLGSDCQQWACGRDDVLTR; via the exons ATGTCGTCCTTGGTCAACAAAGTCCCACtgactcccccctcttctcctcctcctccacgtcctccacctccttctcgcgccgcccactcctcttcctcccttcgtgttcctttccttcccactccttctactccctccgcTCCTTCGCGCCCTTATCGTCGCTCTCCTTAcaccctcgttcctcctccttcgccccaggCTCTCTCCCGAAGGATGTTCCTCTCGGCTGAAGACTCGCAGACGTCAGGCAGGGACGTCGAGCGGCAG AGGAAGCTTGAAGGCCCGTCCCTCATGGAAATTGTCAAGAGTGGCattgccgccgctgccgccgccctcCTCGTCAATGCCAGCACCGCCTACTTGACCTCCGGCGAATCCTGGCACTCCTCGGGCACGGGCAGGGGCGCCGGGAGGGACGCCAGGGCAGCGGAGGCATCGCTGGTCACCGAGGGCATG GTCGAGGAAGCCGTCCGTCTGTGGGGCGCCGTGGAGGGCATCGACGACTGCCGCGCCCGCGCCCTCTGCCGCCTCGGCCGTCTCGTGGGCGGCAGTTCGGGCGCGCCTTATGTCCTCATGGCCGCCCACAGGTTCCTGCCGCGGGCGTGGGAGGATCGGGTGGTTCAGGTGTCCGAGGGCGCGCTTTTGGGGTCGGACTGTCAgcagtgggcgtgcgggcgtgatgaCGTGTTGACGAGATAG